From Cucumis melo cultivar AY chromosome 1, USDA_Cmelo_AY_1.0, whole genome shotgun sequence, a single genomic window includes:
- the LOC103500703 gene encoding protein BIG GRAIN 1-like B, with protein MDLWDKQLPEHPHGARHRRQNPSFSSSLLDAIYRSIDDTTGVQRQEHLIFYTAETMRNKQSSSSSSIDHHEIQDDRLNFRRACMIEKWMEKKVCEKVVVRRTSMADFDRKARNVRDRDFNHKLMNSSSSSSESSSGGGFSSSESETRSSSYTMQRPRPIRTEKPQFEGTYGDGIKVSIPNQKPKHENSFVKTKSKALKIYGDLKKVKQPISPGGRLATFLNSLFSGGSPKKQKFTNSSKQNDACMRKSKSAQGSTCSSASSFSRSCLSKTPSSGEKLINSGSTKRSVRFCPVSVILDEESRPCGHKSLQDELGLMAAATTLRNALRNDHCRGKEGSEEQQVMSMNHCYEKKNINGDDVYINREEDEDEDEEEDEDEDEDDAVSCSSSDLFELDNLSSIGIERYREELPVYETTHFNTNQAIANGLIL; from the coding sequence aTGGATCTTTGGGATAAACAACTACCGGAACATCCACATGGTGCCCGTCACCGGAGACAgaatccttctttttcttcttctcttcttgaCGCTATTTATCGCTCCATTGACGATACCACCGGCGTCCAACGCCAAGAACACCTCATTTTCTACACTGCAGAGACTATGAGGAACAAACagagtagtagtagtagtagtattGATCATCATGAAATTCAAGACGATAGGTTGAATTTCCGCCGTGCTTGTATGATTGAGAAATGGATGGAGAAAAAGGTCTGTGAGAAGGTTGTTGTTCGTCGGACTTCTATGGCGGATTTCGATCGGAAGGCTAGAAATGTTCGTGATCGTGATTTTAATCATAAATTGATGAATTCCAGTTCCAGTTCTTCGGAATCGAGTTCTGGAGGGGGATTTTCTTCGTCTGAATCGGAAACCAGGTCGTCTTCTTATACAATGCAAAGGCCCAGGCCGATTAGAACGGAGAAGCCTCAATTTGAAGGTACTTATGGAGATGGAATTAAAGTTTCAATTCCTAATCAGAAACCGAAGCATGAAAATAGCTTCGTGAAGACGAAATCTAAAGCCCTAAAAATCTATGGCGATCTGAAGAAAGTGAAACAGCCAATTTCTCCTGGCGGCCGTCTGGCGACCTTTCTGAACTCGCTCTTCAGTGGCGGAAGTCCAAAGAAACAGAAATTCACAAATTCCAGTAAACAAAACGACGCTTGTATGAGAAAATCAAAATCCGCTCAAGGATCAACATGCTCTTCGGCATCGTCGTTTTCTAGATCTTGTCTGAGCAAAACACCGTCGTCCGGTGAGAAACTCATAAACAGCGGGAGCACAAAACGATCGGTGAGATTTTGCCCTGTGAGCGTGATACTAGACGAAGAATCTCGACCTTGTGGACACAAAAGCCTTCAAGACGAGCTTGGTTTAATGGCGGCAGCAACAACTCTAAGAAACGCTCTGAGAAACGACCATTGCAGAGGCAAGGAAGGTTCCGAAGAACAACAAGTGATGAGCATGAACCATTGTTACGAAAAGAAGAATATCAATGGTGATGATGTGTATATAAacagagaagaagatgaagatgaagatgaggaagaagacgaagatGAAGACGAAGACGATGCAGTGAGTTGTTCAAGCTCTGATTTGTTCGAATTGGATAATTTGTCGTCGATCGGAATCGAAAGGTATCGGGAAGAACTGCCGGTGTATGAAACTACGCATTTCAATACGAATCAAGCAATCGCCAATGGATTAATTTtgtaa